Proteins co-encoded in one Dasypus novemcinctus isolate mDasNov1 chromosome 18, mDasNov1.1.hap2, whole genome shotgun sequence genomic window:
- the LOC139436837 gene encoding arginine esterase-like, whose protein sequence is MGFLVLCLVLSMRGTGALPLRQSTIKGGSDCMKYNHDWMVLVADQESFKCVGVLVDPQWVLTSADCQNFLQDEVWLGRHNLEEFEKEAQAARISLIFTHPLFKSSKSFVELKDVSHNLMLILLAERVTMSLAERVLALPSREPHLGSNCSIFGLGMTDPSLRTYACPNCTGSPHGWG, encoded by the exons ATGGGGTTCCTAGTTCTGTGCCTCGTACTCTCCATGAGGGGGACTG GTGCCCTGCCTCTCAGGCAGTCCACGATCAAGGGAGGCTCAGATTGTATGAAGTACAACCACGACTGGATGGTTCTTGTGGCCGATCAAGAATCCTTCAAGTGTGTGGGCGTCCTGGTGGACCCCCAATGGGTGCTCACATCTGCTGACTGTCAGAATTT CCTCCAAGATGAGGTCTGGCTGGGCCGACACAACCTCGAAGAGTTCGAAAAGGAGGCCCAGGCAGCCCGCATCAGCCTCATCTTCACACACCCTCTCTTCAAGTCGTCTAAGTCTTTCGTGGAGCTTAAGGATGTGAGCCACAACCTCATGCTGATCCTCCTGGCAGAGCGGGTCACCATGTCACTGGCCGAGCGAGTCCTGGCCCTGCCCAGCCGGGAGCCCCACCTGGGGAGCAATTGCTCCATTTTTGGCCTGGGCATGACGGATCCTTCACTACGTACGTATGCCTGTCCCAACTGCACGGGCAGTCCACATGGCTGGGGCTGA